Proteins found in one Litorihabitans aurantiacus genomic segment:
- a CDS encoding MFS transporter gives MLLSASTGVLLGVLVVHALQTLMRRPSGYGLLLAFFEAGSVIGALLMPRLRERLGTRRSLQTSAALGALATLGLAAARAPVPAAAALVLLGVATMTWNTLAVTLRQELTPATSWGVSPVRSRCSASALPPSPPRSAA, from the coding sequence GTGCTTCTGTCCGCCTCGACGGGCGTCCTCCTCGGAGTCCTGGTGGTGCACGCGTTGCAGACGCTGATGCGGCGGCCCAGCGGATACGGACTCCTGCTCGCCTTCTTCGAGGCAGGGAGCGTCATCGGAGCGCTGCTGATGCCTCGCCTGCGGGAGCGACTGGGGACCCGCCGGTCGCTCCAGACCTCCGCCGCGCTCGGCGCCCTCGCCACTCTCGGCCTGGCCGCGGCACGCGCCCCGGTGCCCGCTGCCGCCGCACTTGTTCTGCTCGGAGTGGCCACCATGACCTGGAACACCCTCGCCGTCACCCTCCGCCAGGAACTGACCCCCGCCACCTCCTGGGGCGTGTCACCAGTGCGTTCACGGTGCTCGGCGTCGGCGCTGCCCCCGTCGCCGCCCCGCTCGGCGGCCTGA
- a CDS encoding class I SAM-dependent methyltransferase translates to MSADAYDAFAVEYDRENSRSLLNSYYSRPATLDLLGDVAGRRILDAGCGSGPLAAELVARGADVVGFDGSPAMIAIARDRLGDAVPLTVHDLAQPLPYEDETFDDVVASLVLHYLEDWSALLAEIRRVLKPGGRLVASVNHPFVRQYNAMEENYFATYRYGEEVELAGRTTTLTFWHRPLQDVIRAFVDADLDLRVVGEPPPSPDTPADLLPPRIASGERSAFLCFLFLRADKPGPGSGPVAG, encoded by the coding sequence ATGAGCGCCGACGCCTACGACGCCTTCGCCGTCGAGTACGACCGGGAGAACTCCCGCAGCCTGCTGAACTCCTACTACTCGCGGCCCGCCACGCTGGACCTCCTGGGCGACGTCGCCGGCCGCCGCATCCTCGACGCCGGCTGCGGTTCGGGCCCGCTGGCGGCGGAGCTCGTCGCCCGCGGTGCCGACGTCGTCGGGTTCGACGGCAGCCCGGCCATGATCGCGATCGCCCGCGATCGACTCGGCGACGCCGTGCCGCTCACGGTCCACGACCTCGCGCAACCGCTGCCCTACGAGGACGAGACGTTCGACGACGTCGTGGCCTCCCTCGTGCTGCACTACCTCGAGGACTGGTCCGCTCTTCTGGCGGAGATCCGGCGGGTGCTCAAGCCCGGCGGTCGGCTCGTCGCGAGCGTCAACCACCCGTTCGTGCGCCAGTACAACGCCATGGAGGAGAACTACTTCGCCACCTACCGCTACGGCGAGGAGGTGGAGCTCGCCGGTCGCACGACCACCCTGACCTTCTGGCACCGCCCGCTGCAGGACGTCATCCGGGCGTTCGTCGACGCCGACCTCGACCTGCGCGTGGTCGGCGAGCCCCCGCCGTCGCCCGACACCCCGGCCGATCTGCTGCCGCCCCGCATCGCCAGCGGTGAGCGGAGCGCGTTCCTGTGCTTCCTCTTCCTCCGCGCGGACAAGCCGGGGCCGGGCTCAGGACCCGTCGCGGGGTGA
- a CDS encoding dihydrofolate reductase family protein, translating to MGRIVIEQIITADGFVQDSEGGMKFMDAAPIDSADSDQLEMLERVGAIVLGRRTYEMFAGYWPTVDPADEPVAAPINSLPKHVVSRTLEVAPWGRHEAAILERAGAVATLERLRTEVDGDLLVWGSLQLTDALFRAGLVDVLRLRQVPSLIGDGRGPTPSDLDQTVITQVASHVGSNWVTTEYAVR from the coding sequence ATGGGACGCATCGTCATCGAGCAGATCATCACCGCCGACGGGTTCGTGCAGGACTCGGAGGGAGGGATGAAGTTCATGGACGCCGCGCCGATCGACAGCGCCGACTCCGACCAGCTCGAGATGCTCGAGCGCGTCGGTGCGATCGTGCTCGGGCGCAGGACGTACGAGATGTTCGCCGGCTACTGGCCCACGGTCGACCCGGCGGACGAGCCCGTGGCGGCGCCGATCAACTCGCTCCCCAAGCACGTCGTCAGCCGCACGCTCGAGGTCGCTCCCTGGGGTCGGCACGAGGCGGCGATCCTCGAGCGCGCAGGGGCCGTGGCGACGCTCGAACGACTGCGCACCGAGGTCGACGGCGACCTGCTCGTGTGGGGCAGCCTGCAGCTCACGGATGCGCTGTTTCGCGCCGGTCTCGTCGACGTGCTGCGCCTGCGCCAGGTCCCCAGCCTGATCGGGGACGGGCGTGGACCGACCCCCTCCGATCTCGACCAGACCGTCATCACGCAGGTCGCGAGCCACGTGGGGAGCAACTGGGTGACCACCGAGTACGCCGTCCGCTGA
- a CDS encoding WxL protein peptidoglycan domain-containing protein gives MTAVPSRRAPRPGASPVRVALRALAVAVVTLASATAPLALAAPSGPDAAAAPATGDLTWSVRPADNDLGAGRPNFAYELAPGDVVEDALVVTNLGATPLELQVYAADAFTTASGHLDLLPDGEPSTDLGTWVTSPAPTLTLEGAQSVEVPFTLTVPADAAPGDHPGGIVTSFVQAADGDVRLDRRLGSRIHVRVAGETTLTVAASDVVTSLSPSPVPWGTPSGTVTATVTNTGDVRAVVAAGLVASSPTGSVTRTAEPVEVMPGSAVPVAFDVGDAWLLGPVDVDLTVTTTGVDGSVADPAVVGASIVVVPWSALVLVALVVAVAVVIGVRRARRGRGEGAAA, from the coding sequence ATGACCGCCGTCCCGTCCCGCCGCGCCCCGCGTCCCGGCGCTTCACCCGTGCGGGTGGCGCTGCGCGCGCTCGCCGTCGCGGTCGTGACCCTGGCGTCGGCGACGGCGCCGCTCGCGCTCGCTGCGCCGTCGGGCCCCGACGCGGCGGCTGCGCCCGCCACCGGCGACCTCACCTGGAGCGTGCGCCCCGCCGACAACGACCTCGGCGCGGGCCGCCCGAACTTCGCCTACGAGCTGGCGCCGGGTGACGTCGTCGAGGACGCCCTCGTGGTCACGAACCTCGGCGCGACACCGCTCGAGCTGCAGGTCTACGCCGCGGACGCGTTCACGACGGCGTCGGGCCACCTCGACCTGCTGCCCGACGGCGAGCCGTCCACCGACCTCGGCACCTGGGTCACCTCGCCCGCGCCGACCCTGACGCTCGAGGGCGCGCAGTCGGTCGAGGTGCCGTTCACGCTGACCGTGCCCGCGGACGCCGCACCCGGCGACCACCCCGGCGGCATCGTGACGTCGTTCGTCCAGGCGGCCGACGGCGATGTCCGGCTCGACCGGCGCCTCGGCTCGCGCATCCACGTGCGCGTGGCGGGTGAGACGACGCTGACGGTGGCGGCGAGCGACGTCGTCACCTCCCTGTCGCCCTCGCCCGTGCCGTGGGGGACGCCGTCGGGCACCGTGACGGCGACGGTGACGAACACCGGCGACGTCCGGGCGGTCGTGGCCGCGGGGCTCGTGGCCTCCTCGCCGACCGGCAGCGTGACGCGCACGGCCGAGCCCGTCGAGGTGATGCCGGGCAGCGCCGTGCCGGTGGCGTTCGACGTCGGAGACGCGTGGCTCCTCGGACCGGTCGACGTGGACCTGACGGTCACCACGACGGGCGTCGACGGCAGCGTCGCGGATCCGGCGGTCGTGGGCGCCTCGATCGTGGTCGTGCCGTGGTCGGCGCTGGTGCTCGTGGCGCTGGTGGTGGCGGTCGCCGTCGTGATCGGGGTGCGGCGCGCCCGCCGCGGCCGGGGCGAGGGCGCCGCGGCCTGA
- a CDS encoding heme/hemin ABC transporter substrate-binding protein, protein MSNGSSWSGRARMLALVPVLALLVACGGGAPEGGDDPAAPGGPTLADVQPVADPHSYVGPSTARLASASVDPIAENPEPELPLTVTDAQGTSVTVHDASRILALDLYGSTARTVYELGLGENLVGRDTSSAFPEVSHLPLVTPSGHELNAEAILELAPTLIITDTSLGPWDVVLQMREAGIPVVVVDAERSLETVDDLIRQVAAAVGLPDEGEALAERTQERIDTARAEIAEIAPPAGEGLRTVFLYVRGGSGIYYLFGQGSGTDSLITGLGGVDVATEIGWTGMQPVTDEGLIAMQPEVVLLMTKGLESTGGVDGLLEAVPALASTPAGENRRFVDMADTEILSFGPASAEVLEALAVALYAPDAAQVAS, encoded by the coding sequence ATGTCGAACGGTTCTTCGTGGTCCGGGCGCGCGCGGATGCTCGCCCTGGTACCCGTCCTCGCCCTGCTCGTGGCGTGCGGCGGCGGAGCTCCCGAGGGAGGTGACGACCCGGCGGCCCCCGGCGGCCCGACCCTCGCCGACGTCCAGCCGGTCGCGGACCCGCACTCCTACGTCGGCCCCAGCACCGCTCGCCTCGCGTCCGCCTCGGTCGACCCGATCGCCGAGAACCCGGAGCCCGAGCTGCCGCTGACCGTCACCGACGCGCAGGGCACCTCGGTCACCGTGCACGACGCGAGCCGCATCCTCGCGCTCGACCTGTACGGCTCCACCGCCCGCACGGTCTACGAGCTGGGCCTGGGCGAGAACCTCGTCGGCCGCGACACCTCCTCGGCCTTCCCCGAGGTCAGCCACCTCCCGCTCGTCACCCCGAGCGGGCACGAGCTCAACGCCGAGGCGATCCTCGAGCTGGCCCCGACGCTGATCATCACCGACACCTCGCTCGGACCGTGGGACGTCGTGCTGCAGATGCGCGAGGCAGGGATCCCCGTCGTCGTGGTCGACGCCGAGCGCAGCCTCGAGACGGTCGACGACCTCATCCGCCAGGTGGCGGCCGCCGTCGGGCTCCCCGACGAGGGCGAGGCGCTCGCCGAGCGCACGCAGGAGCGGATCGACACGGCGCGCGCCGAGATCGCCGAGATCGCTCCGCCGGCCGGCGAGGGCCTGCGCACCGTGTTCCTCTACGTGCGCGGCGGTTCCGGGATCTACTACCTGTTCGGCCAGGGCTCGGGCACCGACTCCCTGATCACGGGCCTGGGCGGCGTCGACGTCGCCACCGAGATCGGCTGGACCGGCATGCAGCCCGTCACCGACGAGGGCCTCATCGCGATGCAGCCCGAGGTCGTGCTGCTCATGACGAAGGGGCTCGAGTCGACCGGCGGCGTCGACGGCCTCCTCGAGGCGGTCCCCGCCCTCGCGAGCACGCCGGCCGGGGAGAACCGCCGCTTCGTCGACATGGCCGACACGGAGATCCTCAGCTTCGGCCCGGCGAGCGCCGAGGTGCTCGAGGCCCTCGCCGTCGCCCTCTACGCGCCCGACGCCGCGCAGGTCGCCTCGTGA
- the ybaK gene encoding Cys-tRNA(Pro) deacylase produces MSSAPDTPATLALDAAGTSFTAHTYDHDPRATSFGLEAAEKLGIDPAQVYKTLMVDVDGALVVAIAPVAGRVDLKEVARAVGGRRAAMADPAQAQRRTGYVVGGISPIGQKTHHRTVLDSSAILLETLLVSGGRRGLDLELAPDDLLAITGGEYADIARD; encoded by the coding sequence GTGAGCAGCGCCCCCGACACCCCCGCGACCCTCGCCCTGGACGCGGCGGGCACCTCCTTCACCGCCCACACCTACGACCACGACCCGCGCGCCACCTCCTTCGGACTCGAGGCCGCGGAGAAGCTCGGCATCGATCCCGCGCAGGTCTACAAGACCCTGATGGTCGACGTCGACGGCGCCCTCGTCGTCGCGATCGCCCCCGTCGCCGGGCGCGTCGACCTCAAGGAGGTGGCGCGCGCCGTCGGCGGCCGACGTGCGGCGATGGCCGATCCGGCGCAGGCGCAGCGCCGTACGGGCTACGTCGTCGGCGGCATCTCCCCGATCGGGCAGAAGACGCACCACCGGACCGTGCTCGACTCCTCCGCGATCCTGCTCGAGACCCTGCTCGTCTCCGGCGGCCGCCGCGGCCTGGACCTCGAGCTGGCACCGGACGACCTGCTCGCGATCACCGGTGGGGAGTACGCCGACATCGCCCGGGACTGA
- a CDS encoding LmeA family phospholipid-binding protein → MSILDGAPAHQPRRRRRGRGVVALLVALLILAGLAVAADRIVVGQVEQQVATGLEDGLAATNVTAEVDGVPFLTQLVAGEITRVDITADSAVLEDIPFTDVDAVVGAIAFDLGTREIGRAGDLTASGTLATADLQNLLERELTDLDVTLATRDGAVVAATEVVGGLTLEARLTPRAADGSIAVDVETVTIADLEVSVDDLPNALAQRLTDLRVDVPGLPDGLGITNLDVIDAGVRVTVAGTDVDLTGVS, encoded by the coding sequence GTGAGCATCCTCGACGGCGCCCCCGCCCATCAGCCGCGACGTCGCAGGCGAGGCCGCGGCGTCGTCGCCCTCCTCGTGGCGCTGCTGATCCTGGCAGGTCTGGCCGTGGCAGCCGACCGCATCGTGGTGGGCCAGGTCGAGCAGCAGGTCGCGACCGGGCTCGAGGACGGGCTGGCGGCCACGAACGTCACCGCGGAGGTCGACGGCGTCCCGTTCCTCACGCAGCTCGTCGCCGGCGAGATCACCCGCGTCGACATCACCGCCGACTCCGCTGTGCTCGAGGACATCCCGTTCACCGACGTCGACGCCGTCGTCGGCGCCATCGCGTTCGACCTGGGCACGCGTGAGATCGGCCGGGCGGGCGACCTCACGGCGTCGGGGACGCTCGCGACCGCGGACCTGCAGAACCTGCTGGAGCGCGAGCTCACGGATCTCGACGTGACGCTCGCGACGCGCGACGGCGCCGTCGTCGCCGCCACCGAGGTGGTCGGTGGCCTCACGCTCGAGGCCCGGCTGACGCCCCGGGCGGCCGACGGGAGCATCGCCGTCGACGTCGAGACCGTCACGATCGCCGACCTCGAGGTCTCCGTCGACGACCTGCCGAACGCCCTCGCGCAGCGCCTGACCGACCTGCGCGTCGACGTGCCCGGCCTCCCCGACGGGCTGGGCATCACGAACCTGGACGTGATCGACGCCGGTGTCCGCGTCACGGTCGCGGGCACCGACGTCGACCTCACCGGTGTGAGCTGA
- a CDS encoding S9 family peptidase — protein sequence MTDTPAATPFHDLDDYLALPRLGALALSPDGRRLVASQAALDADRTRWSTALWEIDPDGEAPARRLTRGAKGEGGPAFTAAGDLLFVATRPGDGDDAKPCVWRLPAGGGEAYPLVRRPGGISAVHPARAADTVLVSADTLPGATDEASERRLRKARSENKVAAILHSGYPVRYWDHDLGPDAPRLFVVEGAPLAPAGDGDDGDALAAAPDEPGPDDERGTRDLTPDAGRALVEASSAISDDGTFAVASWSTFAGLAAQSHLVRIDVATGERRTLVRENEADLDEPAISPDGAWVAYIASSITSPQEAPRRTAWVVPATGGTPRRLAADWDRWPASLTWLPDSSGLLVTADEHGHSPVFRVALDGDAAPERLTAEGAFGSVVVDPAGTHAFATRSSYASPAEVVRLDLAEGVTAEDRVRVLRAPSERPTLPGRLEDVATTVTDPDGSTHTVRSWLALPEGASAENPAPLLLWIHGGPLGSWNAWSWRWNPWIMVARGYAVLLPDPALSTGYGQEFVQRGWGAWGDAPYTDLMAATDAVEQRDDVDASRTAAMGGSFGGYMANWVAGHTDRFDAVVTHASLWALDQFGPTTDASYYWQREMTPEMAAKHSPHAFVGDIRTPMLVIHGDKDYRVPIGEGLRLWTELLSSSGLPAAEDGSTVHRFLYYPDENHWILTPQHAKVWYEVVEGFLAEHVLGETRELPDVLGGAASAG from the coding sequence ATGACCGACACCCCCGCGGCGACCCCGTTCCACGACCTCGACGACTACCTCGCGCTCCCGCGTCTCGGCGCGCTGGCGCTGTCCCCGGACGGCCGCCGGCTCGTCGCCTCGCAGGCCGCGCTCGACGCCGATCGCACCCGCTGGAGCACCGCGCTGTGGGAGATCGATCCCGACGGCGAGGCCCCCGCCCGCCGCCTGACGCGCGGCGCGAAGGGCGAGGGTGGCCCGGCGTTCACCGCCGCCGGCGACCTGCTCTTCGTCGCCACCCGGCCGGGCGACGGCGATGACGCGAAGCCGTGCGTCTGGCGCCTGCCCGCCGGTGGCGGCGAGGCGTACCCGCTCGTGCGCCGCCCGGGCGGGATCTCCGCCGTCCACCCGGCGCGCGCCGCCGACACCGTCCTCGTCTCCGCGGACACCCTGCCCGGCGCCACGGACGAGGCGAGCGAGCGCCGCCTGCGGAAGGCGCGCTCGGAGAACAAGGTCGCGGCGATCCTGCACAGCGGCTACCCGGTGCGCTACTGGGACCACGACCTCGGCCCGGACGCGCCGCGCCTCTTCGTGGTGGAGGGCGCACCGCTCGCGCCCGCGGGGGACGGGGACGACGGCGACGCACTCGCCGCGGCACCCGACGAGCCCGGGCCCGACGACGAGCGCGGCACCCGCGACCTGACGCCGGACGCCGGGCGGGCGCTCGTGGAGGCCTCGAGTGCGATTTCCGACGACGGCACCTTCGCCGTCGCCTCGTGGAGCACCTTCGCGGGGCTCGCGGCCCAGTCGCACCTCGTGCGGATCGACGTCGCCACGGGGGAGAGGCGCACGCTCGTCCGGGAGAACGAGGCCGACCTCGACGAGCCGGCCATCAGCCCCGACGGCGCGTGGGTGGCCTACATCGCCAGCTCGATCACGTCGCCGCAGGAGGCGCCGCGCCGCACGGCGTGGGTCGTCCCTGCCACGGGCGGTACGCCGCGCCGGCTCGCCGCCGACTGGGACCGCTGGCCCGCCTCGCTCACGTGGCTCCCGGACTCCTCCGGTCTGCTCGTGACGGCGGACGAGCACGGCCACTCGCCGGTCTTCCGGGTCGCGCTGGACGGCGACGCCGCTCCCGAGCGCCTGACGGCCGAGGGCGCGTTCGGCAGCGTCGTCGTCGACCCCGCCGGGACGCACGCGTTCGCCACCCGCAGCTCCTACGCCTCCCCGGCCGAGGTCGTGCGCCTCGATCTGGCCGAGGGCGTCACCGCCGAGGACCGCGTGCGCGTGCTGCGCGCGCCGTCGGAGCGACCGACTCTGCCGGGGCGGCTCGAGGACGTCGCCACGACCGTGACCGACCCGGACGGTTCGACGCACACCGTGCGCTCGTGGCTCGCGCTGCCCGAGGGAGCATCGGCCGAGAACCCGGCGCCGCTGCTGCTGTGGATCCACGGCGGACCCCTGGGGTCCTGGAACGCATGGAGCTGGCGCTGGAACCCGTGGATCATGGTCGCTCGCGGCTACGCCGTCCTGCTGCCGGACCCCGCGCTCTCGACCGGGTACGGGCAGGAGTTCGTGCAGCGCGGCTGGGGCGCGTGGGGCGATGCGCCCTACACCGACCTCATGGCCGCGACGGACGCCGTCGAGCAGCGTGACGACGTCGACGCCTCGCGCACGGCCGCGATGGGCGGCTCGTTCGGCGGCTACATGGCGAACTGGGTTGCGGGTCACACGGACCGGTTCGACGCCGTCGTGACGCACGCGAGCCTGTGGGCGCTGGACCAGTTCGGGCCGACGACGGACGCCTCCTACTACTGGCAGCGCGAGATGACGCCCGAGATGGCGGCGAAGCACTCCCCGCACGCGTTCGTCGGGGACATCCGCACCCCGATGCTCGTCATCCACGGCGACAAGGACTACCGCGTCCCGATCGGCGAGGGGCTGCGGCTGTGGACGGAGCTGCTCTCCTCCTCCGGCCTGCCGGCCGCCGAGGACGGCTCGACCGTGCACCGCTTCCTGTACTACCCGGACGAGAACCACTGGATCCTCACCCCGCAGCACGCGAAGGTTTGGTACGAGGTGGTCGAGGGGTTCCTGGCGGAGCACGTGCTCGGCGAGACGCGCGAGCTCCCCGACGTCCTGGGCGGGGCGGCGTCAGCCGGCTGA
- a CDS encoding aldo/keto reductase family protein → MVNYRYLGNSGLKISEITYGNWLTHGSQVENDAATACVRAALDAGISTFDTADVYANTKAEQVLGDALKGERRESLEIFTKVYWPTGPGGPNDTGLSRKHVMESINGSLTRLGTDYVDLYQAHRFDTETPLEETMQAFADIVRQGKALYIGVSEWTADQIRAGHALAKELGFQLISSQPQYSMLWRVIEDEVVPTSAELGISQIVWSPIAQGVLTGKYVPGAELPAGSRATDEKGGANMIKRFMRDDVLQRVQDLKPVADELDLSLAQLAVAWVLQNDNVAAALIGASRPEQVHENVKASGVVIPAELLEKIDTILGDVVERDAAKTAETAPQGRVA, encoded by the coding sequence ATGGTCAACTACCGCTACCTCGGCAACTCCGGTCTGAAGATCTCCGAGATCACCTACGGCAACTGGCTCACCCACGGTTCGCAGGTCGAGAACGACGCGGCCACGGCGTGCGTGCGCGCCGCCCTCGACGCCGGCATCTCCACCTTCGACACCGCGGACGTCTACGCGAACACCAAGGCCGAGCAGGTGCTCGGTGACGCGCTGAAGGGCGAGCGCCGCGAGTCCCTCGAGATCTTCACGAAGGTCTACTGGCCGACCGGCCCCGGCGGGCCGAACGACACGGGCCTGTCGCGCAAGCACGTCATGGAGTCGATCAACGGCTCGCTCACGCGCCTCGGCACCGACTACGTCGACCTCTACCAGGCGCACCGGTTCGACACCGAGACGCCGCTCGAGGAGACGATGCAGGCGTTCGCCGACATCGTCCGCCAGGGCAAGGCGCTCTACATCGGTGTGAGCGAGTGGACGGCCGACCAGATCCGCGCCGGCCACGCCCTGGCGAAGGAGCTCGGCTTCCAGCTCATCTCCTCGCAGCCGCAGTACTCGATGCTGTGGCGCGTCATCGAGGACGAGGTCGTGCCCACCTCGGCCGAGCTCGGCATCTCCCAGATCGTGTGGTCGCCGATCGCGCAGGGCGTCCTCACCGGCAAGTACGTGCCCGGCGCCGAGCTGCCGGCCGGGTCGCGCGCCACGGACGAGAAGGGCGGCGCCAACATGATCAAGCGCTTCATGCGCGACGACGTGCTGCAGCGCGTGCAGGACCTCAAGCCCGTCGCCGACGAGCTCGACCTCTCGCTCGCGCAGCTCGCCGTCGCGTGGGTGCTCCAGAACGACAACGTCGCCGCCGCGCTCATCGGCGCCTCGCGTCCCGAGCAGGTCCACGAGAACGTCAAGGCCTCGGGCGTCGTCATCCCGGCCGAGCTCCTGGAGAAGATCGACACGATCCTTGGCGACGTCGTCGAGCGCGACGCCGCGAAGACGGCCGAGACCGCGCCGCAGGGGCGCGTGGCCTGA
- a CDS encoding Fic family protein has product MWVPTEGTLSRRAHAELAGKYRSALTPEVAGVEPHLSASAAARVGEAAVEMARFDAEASSIFGDSEIAPITSVLLRSESAASSQIEDLTVGARQLALAELTGLGGEASRNARTVSANVRAMRAALDLADDISEASILTMHETLLHGQERAMPGRYRDVPVWIGGRAPTEAAFVPPAPERVAVSMADLVALARRRQIPALAHVALVHAHFETIHPFVDGNGRTGRALAQSMLRGAGVTQRITVPVSAGLLADTDGYFLALGAYREGDLEPIILTFADAAETAVANGRRLVGDLHDVRETWRERVTARRDAAVWRALDVVIGQPVVDVRHVQRTLGVSYPTAQGAIDALEDAGALSPSVVGRQRNRVWHAPEVLDSLDAFASRAGRRRG; this is encoded by the coding sequence ATGTGGGTACCCACGGAGGGGACGCTCTCACGCCGGGCCCACGCGGAGCTGGCGGGGAAGTACCGCTCGGCTCTGACGCCTGAGGTCGCCGGCGTCGAGCCACACCTGAGCGCCTCGGCCGCCGCGCGGGTCGGCGAGGCCGCTGTCGAGATGGCCAGGTTCGACGCCGAGGCGTCGAGCATCTTCGGCGACAGCGAGATCGCCCCCATCACCTCGGTCCTGCTCCGCTCGGAGTCGGCCGCCTCGTCCCAGATCGAGGACCTGACCGTCGGCGCCCGCCAGCTCGCCCTCGCCGAGCTCACCGGCCTCGGCGGCGAAGCCAGCCGGAACGCCCGCACGGTCTCCGCCAACGTCCGCGCCATGCGGGCGGCCCTCGATCTCGCCGACGACATCAGCGAAGCCTCGATCCTCACGATGCACGAGACGCTCCTGCACGGTCAGGAGCGCGCGATGCCCGGGCGCTATCGCGACGTCCCGGTCTGGATCGGTGGCCGCGCCCCCACCGAGGCGGCCTTCGTCCCGCCCGCTCCCGAGCGCGTCGCGGTCTCGATGGCCGACCTCGTCGCACTCGCTCGGCGGCGCCAGATCCCCGCGCTCGCACACGTCGCCCTCGTGCACGCCCATTTCGAGACCATCCACCCCTTCGTCGACGGGAACGGACGCACGGGCCGCGCGTTGGCCCAGTCGATGCTGCGTGGTGCCGGTGTGACGCAGCGCATCACGGTGCCTGTGTCGGCCGGGCTGCTGGCCGACACAGACGGCTACTTCCTGGCGCTCGGCGCCTATCGGGAGGGCGATCTCGAACCGATCATCCTCACCTTCGCCGACGCTGCCGAGACCGCCGTCGCGAACGGCCGCCGCCTCGTGGGCGATCTGCACGACGTCCGCGAGACCTGGCGTGAACGCGTCACCGCGCGGCGGGACGCCGCCGTCTGGCGAGCACTCGATGTCGTGATCGGCCAGCCCGTCGTCGACGTCCGTCACGTCCAACGCACCCTGGGGGTCTCCTACCCCACGGCTCAAGGAGCGATCGACGCGCTGGAGGACGCGGGCGCCCTGAGTCCGAGCGTCGTCGGCCGGCAGCGCAACCGCGTCTGGCACGCACCCGAGGTGCTGGACTCGCTGGATGCCTTCGCGTCGCGCGCGGGACGACGCCGGGGCTGA
- a CDS encoding adenine phosphoribosyltransferase: MTETLANADLRALIADVPDHPKPGVVFKDITPLLASPRGYAACVDALVAAAPSGIDAVCGMEARGFLFGAPVALALGAAFVPVRKPGKLPRAVVETSFELEYSSETLAVHADAIAPGARVLIVDDVLATGGTVVATAELVRRLGGELAGVAVVMELAFLQPRALLSRHGVDDVAALLTYED; the protein is encoded by the coding sequence GTGACCGAGACCCTCGCGAACGCCGACCTGCGCGCGCTCATCGCGGACGTTCCCGACCACCCGAAGCCCGGCGTCGTCTTCAAGGACATCACCCCGCTGCTCGCCTCGCCGCGGGGCTACGCGGCGTGCGTGGACGCGCTCGTGGCGGCGGCGCCGTCGGGCATCGACGCGGTGTGCGGGATGGAGGCGCGCGGCTTCCTGTTCGGAGCGCCGGTCGCGCTCGCGCTGGGCGCGGCCTTCGTGCCGGTGCGCAAGCCCGGCAAGCTGCCGCGCGCGGTGGTGGAGACGTCGTTCGAGCTGGAGTACAGCAGCGAGACGCTCGCGGTGCACGCGGACGCGATCGCGCCGGGTGCGCGGGTGCTGATCGTGGACGACGTGCTCGCCACCGGCGGCACGGTCGTCGCGACGGCGGAGCTCGTCCGGCGCCTCGGCGGCGAGCTCGCGGGGGTCGCGGTGGTGATGGAGCTGGCGTTCCTGCAGCCGCGCGCGCTGCTGTCGAGGCACGGGGTCGACGACGTCGCGGCGCTGCTGACGTACGAGGACTGA